The DNA region TGGTGGCTCATCCACTACTGACATCGACAATGAAACTGATACTGACATCAGCAATCTATCCACCAGACAACTATTAGAGAAGATGGCTGATGCTATCGGGATTAATGAGTTTCCCGGTGAAGTACCAAAAACCTTGTTGAACTCTGGTGACAACCCCGAAAGAGCAGGCATAGAGAAAATCCCTAATTTGGTGCAATTCATCCTCTGGATCGTGAAACAGATGGATGCCTTGATTGGAGAGTTTCCGTTCAAGATCAAGATTAAAGATGCTGATTTAGTCGCAGAAGGGAATCAAGAGTTAGAAGTCGAAGTCCAAAATATTGCCGAAGCCTTAGCCGATATTTATGGCTATGGACAATCATCATTAATCGTCCAGAATGCCCAAACGAATATCATGCTGCGATTAGCGGCTGAAACTGTTTCCCTAAAGACTGCCACCTTAATCAACCAAGACTTAGCCATCGCGAATCAAGAGTTTATGGGCTATCGCACCAAGCGAAAGAAACGTGATGCCCAAAGCGCGTTTAATATCGCCAAGGTTAACCCCAACAACGTTAAGTCTTTATCGCAGATATTACGGTCTGAAAGCTATAAATATCAGGGGTTTGAGTTTGATGATAGTGCCATCCTTTTAGAATATTTGCCGCGTTTTATGTACGCTGCCAGCATCATCAAATCGGCATTCTTACGCACTGATGAATCAGACATCGACAATATTCGAGATTTAGCCGATGAGACATTAGCTGATGCTGATAATGGCTGGAATAACTTTGTTAATGAGGTGAATAACCCGGATAGTTTCTTTAACCTCAATGAACCAGACAGACCCTTCATCCGTGACTTTAATGATGAGGATGCAGAGTAATGGGGTTTGCATTAGAGGCCAAAGATTTAATCTCTCGTGAGATTCGCGATATCGTCGCCCCGGAAGGTCGCATCATTCAAGACCTGCTCAATGTTTTTGATGATGACTCATCCACCAATCTAGTTGAACGGATTTTCATTACAGGGCGTAAGTTAATTGGTTTTGCATCGAAGTTACCGCAGCTCGTCCTAAGTTTTGCCAATGCCTTTGGTTGGCTCGTGGGCAAGGCTAGCCAATTATCTACATTCAACTGGTTAGCGTCGGATGCTCAGTTAAGGGGTGGACTAAAACAACACAATATTTCAGTGGCTTCTGCTTGGGGTGGGTTCTTTGGACAACTGACTGGAACCATTGCCGTTGGTGCAGTAGGAGTAGGGATATCCTTTGCTTTACCAGTGATTGGCGGTACAGCTTTAGCTTTAGGGACGATTAGCGCATTACTACAGGAGCGGGGTGATGAGCTGTGGGATGAGTTCAAGAATGCCCTGCGGGTGACGTTTAATGCCATCGTCAAGAGTATTGCTGTCAACAGTTACATTGCAGTGCGAAAAGCGATTCGAGAGAATGCTGAATCTTTAAAGTTTTTACCCCCCGGCTTGAGAGAGAGATTAAGTGTTTGGGGGACTGAAGAAGGCAGTCGTTGGAGTATTGCAGAGGAGATCGAGGAAAGAATCGACAGTATTCCGAATGAATACGTTAGGGCATTTGTAGAAGAGTTTGTCGAAGAAGGCTGGGAAAGCTTTATTGAGGGGGGTTATGTCGTCGCTCGGTTCTGGGATGAGCAAATGCAAGCCGCTAAAGCCACTCGGTTAGAAGTCTTAGGAGAGGATAGATCGCTAACCCTAGAGCTGGATAAGGATAATGACGGCGAGAAAGTCCGCATGACGAAAGTGCCCTCTAATTTAGCGATCGCTCAAGCCAACGGATTAATTAACCAATACCGATTAATCAGAAACAGAGACATTGGCACAATGACTAATGAGGATGATGGCAGAAAGGTATTACAGCCTTACTTGAGAACCTGCAAGATTGTGTTTAGAGATGTGGCCAAGCCACCTTTCATTAATGAAACGGGTGGGCCAGCGGCACGGTATCAACTCACGTTAAAAGCACTGAAGCCTAATCTACGATGGATAGATTTCAAGCGGGCGTTACGCAACCATCGTTGGGGAGCATGGAAGATTGAAGCCACTTTAGAGAGTCGGATAACCATCCTCCTATTCGCAGCGGAGAAAGAGGCGGGTAAGGCGACTCTGAAGGGCATCATCAAGGATCTCTGTGAAGAGGATTTCATTCGCGTCACAGCGACAGAAGAGGAGTTAGCTCCTTCACTGGTCAAAACACCAACTGCGGCTTATCCAGAGAAGGCGATTGTGACCCTCAAACGAGAGAGAACAGAAGGGACACGCCGTGATTTGGCTGGGAAGAAATATGAGCAGGAGAAGATACAGTTTACGCTCTGGACAGAGGATGTACCCTTTGGTACGCCAGAGTATGTGACCAACTTTCCTACAGACCTAGCCACTTGATCCAGCCTTCAGGAATCAGCACTATGTCATGATATTTCCCTTGGGAATCATAAACGTGAGTTATAAAAACTTTGGTTTTACCATCGGAAGCAAAATCATAGTATTTACACCACCCAATCCAGCCCTCAAACTCACCAGCGGTAATTTCAAGATACATACATCTAGACTCCCTTAATTCTGAATTGCCCTGCATCTTCTAACTTCACCACGCGGGTGTGTGAGCGGTTGATCGCCCGCGCTTTGGCATCATGGCGATTGTGACAGGTGGGACAAAGGGCTTTCAGGTTCTCGCGGGCATTGTTGCCGGGGTTTTGGTCTAGGTGGGCAACGGTGAGAACAAAACGTCCGGGCTTGTCTGTTTCTTGGCACCATTTCGAGCCTTCATGACGAAGCTCCCAACAGAAGACATCCCACATTTGACCGGGACGACGACAAGGGCGACCACACTTGGTGCAATGCCAATCAGCCATGTACTTGATGATGGTGGCGATGGTATCCCAGTTGGATGGATAGAGATGACGTTTCATTGGCATTAGTCGATCTCCCTTAAATCAGATTGATTAATCCACTCTGTTGGTTCTGGATCACTGGAGAGAGATTCTAGCCACCGACACCGATAAGTTCGATTACTGAAGCGGAAACCAATGCCAGGATACTCAACAATCTCTACATATCGCCGTGATGACTTCTGCTGCACTATTTCACCAAGCGCAAACTTAAAACTCGCTCTGGCATATTTTTCTGGGATTTCTGGTAAATTTTCTGGCTGCGAAAAAAAGTTGACTAATTTGTGAGATGTATGGCTTACTGCCTCACTTGAAGTCTTAGCAAGACTTGTAGCCTTTCCACTTCCCTCATTTTCTCCCTCACCTTTTTCTATAGAAGAATGAGGAAGAGTAAGGATAGGTGGGGCAGTTGGTGAGGCTATAACCCCTGATTTATCTGAGTTGTGAGGCAGTGGGTTAGATGTATTAAAAGTTATTCCCAAAATATAACAACGACCTTTGGCAATTGGGTCTGCTGTTTCTCTAACCCGTTTGATTTTAGGGAACAGCATCTTAAACCGCTTGTAAATTTGGTTCATGCCCTTAACGTTTCGGTCGTAAGGGTTGGCTTGCTCAAACCAGGTATTTTTGGTCTTGCCATTCTCGAATTCCTCAACTTCGAGCGCCCCGGTGTCGATGTACCATTTTCGGAGCCTTTCCCAGAGTTCTGATACCCAGATTTTGCCCTCTGGAGCAACTTCTAAACCCACGTCATTCACAAAAGCCCAGAGATGGGTTGATTCTTCCTGAAGCTCATCGAGTCCACCCTTGATACTGTCGTAATCGATGCCATCATTCGCCAAGTTGATCAATTCTTCGAGTAAACGATTAATCAGGGCGGGACAAACCTCTTGTATTAGAAATTGGGGGTCATCATGGAATCTTGGATCTGCTTTTAGTTCGCCCCTTGATAGATTCGGGCTGTGCTTAAAGGTTTTATTGAAGTCGTAGACCACAAAACGTGAGAGTAAGGACTCCATGCCGGATTTAAGTTTTGGGAGTTGATTGGTGTTGAAAATGTGAATGCCTTTTGGGGTGCAAGGACGCGCTTTTTCGTGTTTATCTTCAATCCACAGTCCGTTTTCTTCACCAGTGACACAGATATTAAGGCTTTCAACTCGATCTAGAGGTGTACCCATATTGTTCTCACTCGACCAATTAACAAGGGAATGTTCCAGGGGAGCTAAGCCATATTTTTTGCCTTTGTCATAGGTCTGAAATTCGCTTAAGCCGATACCTGTCATCTGATTGCAGAAGATTTTGGAGATCGCAGCACGAATAGAGTCTTTACCATTGGCTCCTGTACCTTTGGCAATGGCTGCTTTGATACCGCGACTGTGTAATTTGCGAATGGTCTGGAGGTCAAACGCTGCGGCTAATTGTCGTAATAAAGCGGTGCGAGGGGCGGGGTCAAGACAAGCTAATAGTCGATTACATTGGCTAGGGTCAGCGTCGGGTTCATAGGAAACTTTTGAGCAATACAGATAAAAGTCGCGATAGGTATGTTTGCATAGTTGCCATTTTGGTATACGTCCTTGCCAACTGATACGCAATACACCATTCGTGAGGTTAAGGCCAGGGGGATTAACGCGCTCTGGATTGATACCGAAGCTGAGTAATGCCCAGTCCCAAATGGCATTAATACTACGGGTGTTGAGATAGCGTAAGGTACGGCGTTTGGTTTTGGGGTCTTTCACCCAATATTGTTCAGCCCAAGCTTTGATTTTGAGCTTTTCGGTTTGGGGTATCAATTGTTCGTAATGGGTGCCATTGAAGGCGTAAAGTTGATTGTGTAACGCAAGATAATGACCCTTGCCATAAATCGTTCTCAGGGCAATTTCTTGGTAAGTGAGGGCGGGTTCTAAGTCTTCTGTTTCTGCTGTGTCATTGCGCTCTGGTGCTAGTGCGGGGTCATATTGACTGACGGGTGCGAGGGGGGTAGAAGTAAAAGCTTCCACCTTTTCCATCCGGCTGGTAACTTCTGTATAGGCTTCTGGATCGTTTTCTCTCATGATGCGCTCTGCATCAATCAATTTTTGGTGGTAACGTTCGTTCTCTTCTTCAGTTGTTTCCTGAGTCTTGAGAATCGGCTTGCTCATCAGCTTCTGCCAGTCATCGAAGGAAAGGCGCTCTCCCACCAATTGATCAACAGCATCAGAGCCGTGAATAGCATGGACATCATCAATACCTTTCTCGTCGTAGATGTCGCGCCAACTCATTACCGAAACGGTGCAGCCCTGAGCCTCGAATAATGTAGCCATCGATTGGATAGCTTTAGTCACCGATGCAATGGTTTTCGGTTTGTCATCGTTATCAAAACAGAAAATGATTTCACGTCCTGGTGTGGCGATTTTCTCTAATTGAGGATTGAGTTTTTTCTCTAATGGAGTGCCATCCCCTGCTTTTTGTTTTGGTGCGCCATTCCAAATGCCTGAGACTCCCACAGCGCAATAATCGGCACTGAGTAACGATGCGGTTTTCTTTGCCCCTTCGGTAATGATGATGGGGATTTCTGGTACTTGCCTAACAATTTCCCAGAAAGCAAAAGGGAAAGATTCCTCTGGTATACCTGCTTGGTCAGGAACTTCAGGCTGCACAGCATTATTGATAACGATGCTCCAATATCGTTCTTTTGTGATTTCGAGGAAGAAGGGTTGCGTCGGTTCTTTTGGGGGATGCTCATACTTAACGAGCTTTCCATCTCGGTTGATTCGCGGAGTGTTGGGCTTAAAGCAACCCCACTGAGATCGCTCTCCATTGATGATGTCTAACGTGGGACACCACCAACCGCCTGCGTCGATATGCCCATAGTTATCAAGCCATTTCTTGCGTAACCCGCCATCATTCTTGCGGTAAGTCTGGAGGTAAAACAGATAGTCCCAAGCCAACTCATCAACATCTGGGATGGCTTCATCACGACCTTTTACCGGAATAAAATTATGTTGGAGGTCTGGGGAGATCGCCGAAGCATCAAGTTCGGTTTGTAAAACTGTTTTTCCTATAGTTTGCATAGCATCCCCCACTTGATAATCTGACCTGAAAAACTTGTGACACAGCTCTCTGTCTGAGCCTTGGGAGATTGGAGAAAAAACTGAATAAAGTCTTCTACTTCCTTAAATCCATCTCTGAGAGCCAGTTCTTTAAGGTGCAAGGAGCAGATCAATTCACCATCGATCCAAGCGCGAGGATAGAGGTCTACTTGATATTTACTAATCTGAAAATCGTGAGTTTTAGTGCAGATAGACTCAGCAATTTTTCGACAGCTTTTAGTTCGCTGTCCGGTATAGAGGTAAAGGAGATCGCCAACCTTAATTGGACGCTTTCGGCTGCGAATGGTTTGTCGTTTCTCACCGCTCTCAATCAGTGGGACAAATTGTTTCTGGGCGTTGCAGAATAGAGGTATGAATGGAGGTTGTTGACTCAATGGAATGTCCAGAATGCCAATCTACTCATATCCGTAAGAACGGAAAGAAAAAAGGCAAACAGAATCACATCTGTGTAGATTGCGGTCGTCAGTTTATCGACCACTATAGTCAGCTCGGCTACTCAAATGCCTTCAAACGTGAATGCCTCAAAATGTATGTCAACGGTATGGGCTTTCGAGCCATTGAACGGGTGAAAGGAGTGCACCACACTACCGTCATCACTTGGGTCAAACAAGTCGGTGCATTGCTGCCTGATGCTTATGAACCGGAAGAGATGCCTCAGGTCGGGGAACTCGATGAACTTCAAACATTCGTCGGTGCTAAAAAAACAAGGTCTGGCTCTGGACAGCAGTAGACCACTTTCAACCAGGTATTCTTGCTTGGACTATTGGTGACAGAAGTGCAGAGACATTCAAGCCACTATGGGCAATCGTTAGTCTCTGGAGATGCTTCTTTTACGTCACAGATGGCTGGAAAGTTTATCCCATCTTTGTACCCGATGGGGACCAGATTGTCAGTAAGACCTATATGACTCGCGTCGAAGGAGAGAACACTCGATTGCGGCATTATCTCGCTCGACTCCATCGAAAGACCTTATGTTATTCAAAGTCTGTGGAAATGTTAGAGCATTCGATTCGATTGCTGATTCACTATCTCAAGTTCTGGGATGTTCCTATCCCTCGACCCTCATAGATTCATACCTCAATTCACCAACGCCTGTTTCTGAAAGTTCAGTGCAGGCATTAGAGCTCATCTCCCCAGCTATCCCAGCCGTCTACGGTTTCACGTGCAAATAATTCGATACGCGGGAGATCGCCAAACAGTTCGACAATGCGCTCCCTTGTTTCTGGAGGCTTAGCGGAATGGCGACCAATCGGCGCTTCAATAAGCTGCTGCACTTTGGCTGATTGACGCTTTAGACCATTGCCACGGATACCTAATAGACAAGGTTCAGTATTAGCCCTGGAATAAGAACCCATGCCCATAAACCAAGTCGGTTTCCGCTTGTTGCGTTTTGCCCAAAGGAAACCACAGGTCTTATAGGTAAAACCCCAAGCAAACATTGTCGCCATCGCCGCTGGCAGTTTCGCCCAAGTCGCCCAAAGTAATAACACTGAATTATTGTCTGCAATCTGACTAACAGGTAAATTCTGAATCCAGCGATCTGATTGGGTTTGGTAATGACGTTCAGCACCACCACGATTCTGTTTTTTGTCGTCATATTGCCAAGGTGGGTCAGCATAAATGACAGGATAAGATTTCGCAGGGAAAGGTAAAGCCCCTTCCACTACGGGCTGATGAAACAGTAGTTGTTGCATTATTCGATTGTTTAAATGATGGTTATTGATTACTCGGCGATTGCTGCTCAAATACTTTGAGGAATGAATTGGCGGCTTCCCCTTTAAGTTCTGATTTATGACCGGATAGCCAAAAGATGGTGACGTTTTTATGACCGGATGGCTTAGTCAAAACATTGATGGAAGCTATGGCCTGAGGGTTGAAATAGTTAGAGATAATCACCTCAGCGCCGTTTTCTTTGCCCCTTCAGTAATGATGATTGGTAGTTCAGGGTTTGCCTTGACCCACTCCCAAAACTCAAATGAATCTGTTGATGTTGGCACGTCGGATAAGTCGGGAAAACCTACGCCATGGAGATTGGCAATCCGGCGTTGGTGAATTGAGGTATGAATCTATGAGGGTCGAGGGATAGGAACATCCCAGAACTTGAGATAGTGAATCAGCAATCGAATCGAATGCTCTAACATTTCCACAGACTTTGAATAACATAAGGTCTTTCGATGGAGTCGAGCGAGATAATGCCGCAATCGAGTGTTCTCTCCTTCGACTCGAGTCATATAGGTCTTACTGACAATCTGGTCCCCATCGGGTACAAAGATGGGATAAACTTTCCAGCCATCTGTGACGTAAAAGAAGCATCTCCAGAGACTAACGATTGCCCATAGTGGCTTGAATGTCTCTGCACTTCTGTCACCAATAGTCCAAGCAAGAATACCTGGTTGAAAGTGGTCTACTGCTGTCCAGAGCCAGACCTTGTTTTTTTAGCACCGACGAATGTTTGAAGTTCATCGAGTTCCCCGACCTGAGACATCTCTTCCGGTTCATAAGCATCAGGCAGCAATGCACCGACTTGTTTGACCCAAGTGATGACGGTAGTGTGGTGCACTCCTTTCACCCGTTCAATGGCTCGAAAGCCCATACCGTTGACATACATTTTGAGGCATTCACGTTTGAAGGCATTTGAGTAGCCGAGCTGACTATAGTGGTCGATAAACTGACGACCGCAATCTACACAGATGTGATTCTGTTTGCCTTTTTTCTTTCCATTCTTACGGATATGAGTAGATTGGCATTCTGGACATTCCATTGAGTCAACAACCTCCATTCATACCTCTATTCTGCAACGCCGGCAATCCGTTCCCATCGGTCACGATTGAGTTCGAGGAAGAATGGTTGCGTTGGCTCTTTCGGAGGATGCTCATATTTAATGAGTTTGCCGTCTCTGTTTTTGCGAGGGGTGTTGGGTTTAAAACAGCCCCATGGAGAACGATCTCCATTGATGATGTCTAGGGTCGAGCACTACCAGCCACCAGCGTCGATATGGCTGTAGTTATCAAGCCATTTCTTACGTAATCCACCGTTATTCTTGCGGTAGACCTGAAGATAAAACAGGTAATCCCAAGCCAATTCATCCACATCTGGAATGGCTTTATCACGCCCTTTAATCGGGATGAAATTATGCTGAATATCTGGGGAGATCGCCGAAGCATCAAGTTCGGTTTGCAACGCTGTTTTGTCTAAGGTTTGCATAACATCCCCCACTTAATAATTTGCCCTGAAAAACTTGTGACGCGGCTTTTGGTCTCGACTTTTGGAGAGGTTAGGAAAAATTGAACAAAGTCTTCCACAGTCTCAAATCCATCCCTGAACGCAAGCTCTCGGATGTGTGCGTTGCAAATTTGCTCCCCATCGATGAAGATGCGGGCATAATCATCTAATTGATATTTGCTGAGCACAAAATCATGGGTTTTCCCACAAATTGATTCAGCAATTTTTCGACAGCTTTTAGTGCGCTGCCCGGTGTAAAGGTAGAGGCGTTCACCTACCTTGATAGGACGCTTGCGACATCTGATAGTCTGCCGTTTTTCCCCACTCTCAATCAGTGGGACAAATTGTTTCTTGAAGTTCAATGCAGACATTAAAGCTCATCTCCCCAGCTATCCCAGCCGTCTACGGTTTCACGTGCAAATAATTCGATACGCGGGCGATCTCCCACCAATTCGACAATGCGCTCTCTGGTCTCAGGCGGTTTCTCAGAATGTCTTCTAATCGGTGCTTCGATGATTTGATGAACTTTCGCCGATTTACGTTTTAAACCCTTGCCACGAACCCCTAATAAGCAAAACTCGCTATTCGCTCTGGTGTAGGAGCCCATGCCCATAAACAAACTCTTTGCTCGTTTATTTCGTTTTACCCACAGAAAAGCCTCGGTCTTGTAAGTGAAGCCCCAACAATGGATCGTCTGTAATGCTGCTGGGAGCTTTGCCCATGTTGCCCACAGGAATAACAGGGAATCATTTTCGGCAATCTGAGACACAGGTAAGTTCTGGATCTCATGGTCGCTCATCGTCTGGTAATGACGTTCCGCACCGCCTCGGTTTTTCTTTTTGTCTTCGTATTGCCATGGTGGATCGGCATAAATGACACCATAAGCTTTCGCAGGAAAAGGCTGTGCCCCCTCCACTACGGGCTGATCTAACAGTAGTTGTTGCATTATTCGATTGTTTAAATGTTGGTAATTGTTCTGAAGAGCGCTACAAGATTAAAGGGGAGATTGACCCTGCTCAAACGCATTGAGAAAAGATTTGGCAGCTTCACCCTTCAGCTCTGATTTGTGACCGGATAGCCAAAAGATAGTGACGTTTTTATGGCCAGATGGCTTAGTCAGGACATTGACGGAAGCGATCGCCTGAGGGTTGAAATAGTTAGAGATAATCACCTCAGCTTCAACCCGTTCAGCTAGAACAAAGAGACGAGAGGGTGGGCGATTAGTCATCAACAGAACTCTTAATCAGCAGATCAAGACCTCCACTGATATTGGCGGCTAACTTCACATCAACAAGCCATGAACGGTAATTTAAGTGGAGAGAATAAAGCTGAGTCTTGGTCGGAATTAAAATCACCTCTTCCTTCAAATCTCGGCATAAGGTAAGGAGTGTATTGGTGTCCTCAGTAAGGAGAGATAAGGCCATATCTAAATTCTCCACAGGACAGAGACCAACAGGGTATTGGCGAACTAAAGAGTCGTAATAATCGTGAGCAGCAACAAGGGACAATCCAGTTTGATGGATTGCATCAAAGTTTGGAGTAGGAGTCATAACTCAATGCCTGAATTATTTTCAATGCAAGTATTGGTTTGGATAGGAGTCGAAGTGGGCAAAGAAGGGGCAAGGTCACGTAAGAGCAGTGCCATTTTTCGCTCTAAGGTGCCAGTCTGGGAATGGATGTCGGCAAAAGTATCGGCGAGTTCATCAAAATCTGGATGCTGAGCAGATACCAAAGAAGGATCAGCCATCGGTTTCCTCTGCCTGTTTTGCCTTCATCTCAGCGAGGAGTTCAGCGAGGGACTCTTCGCCAAGCTCTTTAACCATCTCAGAGACAACAGAATCACAGTGCTCTTGGATAGCAGCATAAGCAAGCATAGATTTCCCCAAACCAAGCTCATGGACTTGGCGAGGATCTGCATGGATAGAAATGCCTTTATCAGTAAAGGCAGCAACGAGAGTTAAAGCTTCAAAATCCATGATTAACCTCCTCTTCAAACCAAGAATTGAGAGTGGTAGCCGTTCTAGAAGCCATGACTGAATTGGGATATTCAGCAACAAGGAATCTCTCCCCACCAGAAGTCTCAATCAAAACAGAATTATCCTTGTGAAAAAATCTGCAAAAGACATCAAGAGGGAGGATTTGAGGAACAGAGAGGATATCAGGAAGAGCATCCATATGGGCCTCAAAGTTCTTGGCCAGCTCGATGGCAGGTTGAAGAAGGGAATCAATATTTTTCCCAGCAGAAGCATTAATCAGACCTAGATAGATCTGAAAAGCCTCATGTCGATCAAAAGCATGAGAAGTATTCATTCAAAAAAATTATTTGTTAGCTGTTAGTACTTGCGTATCCGCTATGGATATGGTTTTGACTCAGTATTCGGCGATTATTGTCCAGATGTAGTACTTTCTCCTGTTGGTGTTTACTGTTGGTGTCCTGAAACCCGCACACAGTAAGACTCACAGCATAATAAAATCTTGTTCCAAGCAGATTTTATGTCTGTGA from [Leptolyngbya] sp. PCC 7376 includes:
- a CDS encoding HNH endonuclease; this translates as MPMKRHLYPSNWDTIATIIKYMADWHCTKCGRPCRRPGQMWDVFCWELRHEGSKWCQETDKPGRFVLTVAHLDQNPGNNARENLKALCPTCHNRHDAKARAINRSHTRVVKLEDAGQFRIKGV
- a CDS encoding ASCH domain-containing protein, with protein sequence MSQQPPFIPLFCNAQKQFVPLIESGEKRQTIRSRKRPIKVGDLLYLYTGQRTKSCRKIAESICTKTHDFQISKYQVDLYPRAWIDGELICSLHLKELALRDGFKEVEDFIQFFLQSPKAQTESCVTSFSGQIIKWGMLCKL
- a CDS encoding IS1 family transposase (programmed frameshift), with the protein product MECPECQSTHIRKNGKKKGKQNHICVDCGRQFIDHYSQLGYSNAFKRECLKMYVNGMGFRAIERVKGVHHTTVITWVKQVGALLPDAYEPEEMSQVGELDELQTFVGAKKNKVWLWTAVDHFQPGILAWTIGDRSAETFKPLWAIVSLWRCFFYVTDGWKVYPIFVPDGDQIVSKTYMTRVEGENTRLRHYLARLHRKTLCYSKSVEMLEHSIRLLIHYLKFWDVPIPRPS
- a CDS encoding DUF3854 domain-containing protein; protein product: MQTIGKTVLQTELDASAISPDLQHNFIPVKGRDEAIPDVDELAWDYLFYLQTYRKNDGGLRKKWLDNYGHIDAGGWWCPTLDIINGERSQWGCFKPNTPRINRDGKLVKYEHPPKEPTQPFFLEITKERYWSIVINNAVQPEVPDQAGIPEESFPFAFWEIVRQVPEIPIIITEGAKKTASLLSADYCAVGVSGIWNGAPKQKAGDGTPLEKKLNPQLEKIATPGREIIFCFDNDDKPKTIASVTKAIQSMATLFEAQGCTVSVMSWRDIYDEKGIDDVHAIHGSDAVDQLVGERLSFDDWQKLMSKPILKTQETTEEENERYHQKLIDAERIMRENDPEAYTEVTSRMEKVEAFTSTPLAPVSQYDPALAPERNDTAETEDLEPALTYQEIALRTIYGKGHYLALHNQLYAFNGTHYEQLIPQTEKLKIKAWAEQYWVKDPKTKRRTLRYLNTRSINAIWDWALLSFGINPERVNPPGLNLTNGVLRISWQGRIPKWQLCKHTYRDFYLYCSKVSYEPDADPSQCNRLLACLDPAPRTALLRQLAAAFDLQTIRKLHSRGIKAAIAKGTGANGKDSIRAAISKIFCNQMTGIGLSEFQTYDKGKKYGLAPLEHSLVNWSSENNMGTPLDRVESLNICVTGEENGLWIEDKHEKARPCTPKGIHIFNTNQLPKLKSGMESLLSRFVVYDFNKTFKHSPNLSRGELKADPRFHDDPQFLIQEVCPALINRLLEELINLANDGIDYDSIKGGLDELQEESTHLWAFVNDVGLEVAPEGKIWVSELWERLRKWYIDTGALEVEEFENGKTKNTWFEQANPYDRNVKGMNQIYKRFKMLFPKIKRVRETADPIAKGRCYILGITFNTSNPLPHNSDKSGVIASPTAPPILTLPHSSIEKGEGENEGSGKATSLAKTSSEAVSHTSHKLVNFFSQPENLPEIPEKYARASFKFALGEIVQQKSSRRYVEIVEYPGIGFRFSNRTYRCRWLESLSSDPEPTEWINQSDLREID
- a CDS encoding MT-A70 family methyltransferase, coding for MQQLLFHQPVVEGALPFPAKSYPVIYADPPWQYDDKKQNRGGAERHYQTQSDRWIQNLPVSQIADNNSVLLLWATWAKLPAAMATMFAWGFTYKTCGFLWAKRNKRKPTWFMGMGSYSRANTEPCLLGIRGNGLKRQSAKVQQLIEAPIGRHSAKPPETRERIVELFGDLPRIELFARETVDGWDSWGDEL
- a CDS encoding DUF3854 domain-containing protein, which gives rise to MPTSTDSFEFWEWVKANPELPIIITEGAKKTALR
- a CDS encoding IS1 family transposase (programmed frameshift); this translates as MECPECQSTHIRKNGKKKGKQNHICVDCGRQFIDHYSQLGYSNAFKRECLKMYVNGMGFRAIERVKGVHHTTVITWVKQVGALLPDAYEPEEMPQVGELDELQTFVGAKKNKVWLWTAVDHFQPGILAWTIGDRSAETFKPLWAIVSLWRCFFYVTDGWKVYPIFVPDGDQIVSKTYMTRVEGENTRLRHYLARLHRKTLCYSKSVEMLEHSIRLLIHYLKFWDVPIPRPS
- a CDS encoding MT-A70 family methyltransferase is translated as MQQLLLDQPVVEGAQPFPAKAYGVIYADPPWQYEDKKKNRGGAERHYQTMSDHEIQNLPVSQIAENDSLLFLWATWAKLPAALQTIHCWGFTYKTEAFLWVKRNKRAKSLFMGMGSYTRANSEFCLLGVRGKGLKRKSAKVHQIIEAPIRRHSEKPPETRERIVELVGDRPRIELFARETVDGWDSWGDEL